ATCCGTATACTGCAAAAGATGTGATCAGCATACCTGTCCTTCAGGTTCTAAGACTGGTTACGGGTGAAGTAGCAGTATCGTCTGAGGCGTTTGCGGGACAGCCGGTACCGGTGACAGCCGAATTCTTCAATATGGGTAAATCAACACTTTATAACCTGATGATCAAAGCAGAAGGAGATTTTCAGGTTCAAGGCTCCGGATATTTCGTAGGTAATTTCGAACCTGGAAAGAGCGATGTGTTTGATACTACTCTTATTCCCAATAAGGTAGGGGGAGCAAAGGGAAATATAGTATTCTCTTTTGAAGATGCTTCAGGAAAGCAGACAATTATTAAAAAAGAGTTTACTATGAATATAATGGAAATGCCGAAGCAGCCGGGTATTGATGGAGAGATTCCTGGAGTTCCACCGGCTGCTGAGTCAGGGAAAAAAGGTGTTAAGCCAATATACCTTATTGCCGGAGGAGCAGGGGCTGCTATTATTATTCTGATACTAATAATTGTTCTGCGCAAGAAAATCAAAGCAAGGAAGGAATTGACTTTGGATGAATAGTCTTGATCTGATTAGAATGGGCTTAAGAAACCTGCTCAGGCGCAAAACCCGTACAATTCTGACTGTATTGGGTGTAGTTATAGGAACTGCGGCAATTGTTGTCATGCTTTCTCTAGGGATAGGAATGAATGAGAGCTTTAACCGTGAAATGCAAAAAATGGGCAGTCTCAATATAATAAACGTAAATAATTATCGGATGCCTGAAGGTGACTCAGGTATCATGCAGGGGCCCATACAGACAGGGGTGCTTGATGATAAGGCTGTTGCCAAGATGGCCCAGCTCGAAGGTGTAGAAGCTGTTACACCTTTGTTTGAAGCATATCCTAAATTCGTATCGGGCAAGTATGTGGCTTTTGGGCAGCTAATAGGAATTGATACAAGAGTGATGAAGGAGTTTGAATTTAAAATTGATCAGGGAAGCTTATTGCAGGCCGGAGAAAGTAATACTGTAGTTTTTGGCTGTAATATGGCACAGAACTTTTATAACCCGAAATCCCGGGGAGGCTTCAACATGTACATGGGTATGCCAGGACAAAAACCTCCGGTTGATGTCATGAATGACAAGATGCTTCTGACCTTTGACATGAGTTATGGAGAAAGGCAGCCTATGGGAGCAGTACAGGATCAAACTGTAAAAAAGCCGGCCAAATTGTATAAAATAAAGGTTGCAGGTCTTCTTGCCCAATCTAATGATGAAAAAGATTACTGTGCATATATGGATATCAATCAGTTGAAAAAGCTGGTAAAGGAGTTTGAGAAAAGCCAGGGTAACCAGGGGGGGCGGGGGATTAGCCAGAGTCAGCAAGGATATCAAAGAGTAATGGTGAAGGTTTCAGACATAGAAGATGTAGAGATGGTGCAAAATAAGATAAAGCAAATGGGTTATGGCACGTATAGCCTTTCTGATATTAGAAAATCAATGCAAAAGCAGGCAAACACCATACAGATGGTACTCGGAGGCATTGGAGCTATTTCTTTGCTTATTGCTGCACTGGGTATTACAAACACAATGATAATGTCTATTTATGAAAGAACCAGAGAGATTGGTGTGATGAAAGTATTGGGGTGCATGTTGGGAGATGTCAGAAGACTGTTTCTTTTTGAAGCCGGTATGATTGGTTTTATTGGAGGGCTTGTGGGTATCGTTTTCAGTTATGGGGCTTCTTCGCTGCTCAATTATGTAGGCTCAGGTTTTATGAATAGGGGAGGCCCGCCTATGGGGGGGAATCCTGAACCGAATCACATTTCCGTAATTCCGGTCTGGCTGGCTCTGACATCTATTGTTTTTGCTGTAATCATAGGCCTGGTTTCCGGCTTCTATCCTGCAAGAAGGGCGATGAAACTGAGTGCATTGGAGGCAATAAGGACTGAGTAAAAGCTTTTATATTTGACAAGATCAATATTTAGTTAGATAATATAAATCTAAAGCGTGATTTTGAAAGGATTGATGAAAGTGCTTGAATTAGAACAATACAAGCTTGAGATTGAGGGAATGAAGAAAGACTTGGACGAAATGGGGGCTTCACTTTGACATCCCCAGACTGAGTGAACAAATAGAGGAGTTGGAACAGAAGGCAGCAGAGCCGGGTTTTTGGGATGATATTGAGAACTCTCAGAAGGTTTTACAGAAAACAAAAGGACTTAAGACAAAGGTAGAAAAATTTCAGAGTCTTGAAGCCAAGTGGGAAGACCTGGTTACATTGTGTGAATTGGGTATAGAGGAACAGGATGAAAGCATCATACCTGAAGTCGGAGAAAGTCTGAAAGAGTATAAAGACGGATTTGAGAAACTCAGGCTTGAAACACTTTTAACTGGCCAGTATGACAAGAATAATGCAATACTCACATTGCATGCAGGGGCAGGCGGAACTGAGGCTCAGGATTGGGTACAGATGCTGTTGAGGATGTATACGCGGTGGTGTGAGGAAAAGGGTTATACGGTCAAAACCTTGGATTTTCTTGATGGGGATGAAGCCGGTATAAAAAGTGTAACCATACATGTGATAGGTGAGAATGTATATGGGTATCTCAAGTCAGAAAAGGGTGTACACAGACTAGTTAGGATTTCTCCCTTTGATGCATCTGGAAGAAGGCATACATCCTTTGCCTCTCTTGATGTAATGCCTGAGCTTGATGACGATATTGAGATAGATATAAGCCCTGATGATTTAAAGGTCGATACCTACCGTGCCAGTGGTGCAGGTGGGCAGCATATTAACAAAACAGAATCGGCTGTAAGAATTACACATATTCCAACCGGAGTAGTAGTAGCCTGCCAGACTGAACGTTCACAGTTTCAGAACAGGGATACTGCTATGAAAATGCTGAAAGCTAAATTGTTGGAATTGAAAGAACGGGAGCAAAAGGAAAAAATAGAAGATTTGAAGGGTATACAAATGGATATAGCATGGGGAAGCCAGATAAGATCGTATGTATTTTGTCCTTATACCCTTGTAAAGGATCATAGAACTAACTATGAAGAAGGTAATGTAAATGCAGTAATGGATGGAAAGTTGGACGGTTTCATAAACTCATATCTTGCTGCAGGCTTAAACAGCAAATAGTGGTATAAAAAAAGGAAGCTTGATTTTCAAGCTTCCTTATGTTTTATCATTATTGATTGGGATGCAGACTATAAATTCCGTGCCTTTGCCTAATTCACTTATTACCCTTATCTCTCCTTCATGTTTCTGTATTATGTTCTGACAGATAGAAAGCCCAAGGCCCATACCGATACCTGCACCTTTTGTAGAGAAACCCGAATCGAATATTTTTGGTATGTCTTCTCCTTTAATCCCGCATCCTGTGTCTCTTATGCTTATATATGCCTGATTTTCATCAGCATAGGTTTTAATGAAAATATCGCCTTTTTCTTCTATTGATTGTATAGCGTTTACCATTATATTCATAATTACCTGGTTCAGAAGTCCAGGGAAGCATTTTACCATCCTTGAGTTTTCATAATCCTCATGAATTGTAATTTTCTTTTTCCAGAGATTTGAAGTAAGTATAAGAACACTCCTTATACCCTCGTGTATATCCGTTTCCTGAAACTCAGCCTGGTCAAGTCTTGAGAAGGTTTTCAGGCTTTTGATTATTTCTCCCACCCTTTGGCAGGCCATAACGCTTATGCTGTTAGTTTCCTTCATTTGGTCTATCTGTTCTGACAGCTCTTCATTGGATTTGATTACATCATTTTCGCTCAGCATGTTTATAAACATGTCACATATCTGGACATTACTGTTTATAGCACCTAAAGGGGTATTTATCTCATGGGTGATGGCAGCAGTCAGCTGCCCGATGGAAGCCATGTTTTCACTTTGTACAAGCATGGATTGGGTTTCCTCAATCTGCCTTTTTGATTCGATCAACTCTTCGTTTTGTGCTTCTAGTTCATCATTCTGATTTTCAAGAACTTTTTTCTGATCCTCCAGAAGTCTGCTGTATTCTTTCATTTTGTTCATTATGCGATTGGTTGAATCTGCAATGGATTCAATTTCTCGAAGAGGCCGCTTGAGAACTATCTGCTTGTCGGTTTGGTTCTGGAAATCTTCGTTTGCTATTGCCATAATCTTTTCATCCAACTGAATCAATGGATTTGTTATTGGGGCAGTAAGAATCTTATTTATAATGTTTGCAATAATAAGAGCTACGATGCCGGAAATGACGATTCCTATAAGCAGCGCTATTACTACAAAAAGAATAAACTCAGAATTGATTCCTGTTAGGACGCTTCCTATAACGATCCCTTTGGAATCCTTGAGAGGGTAGGAGACTTCAGTATGGGAATAGTAATCAAGAAGCTTTTCGATAATCCAGCCATCCTTCTTTTTTGTGGCGCCTGCAGGAGCTCCCGGTTTCGGAAGTTTGTCCCTGTTGCTGTGATCCACACCTATATCCAACACTTTATCTCCTATGGTTATTCGGGTATAAATGGCACTTTTCATATTGAAGATAGGAATGGAATTGTTGCTGCCAGGTCCGAATGCTATATCTATTGTAGTTTTTTCCTTCTGGGGAATCGAAAGCTGTATACCGGTAATAGGTTTATCATTAGGGTTATTATGCTGCATTACATCAACGGATTTTTGCACTTCCATTATGTACCTGGCCCATTCCTGAGCGTTGCTGGAATTTGGGTCAAACTCCTCTAGACCCTTTATGCCCATCTGCTTATAAAAGTAGCTTTGATCCATGCTTTTAGCTATGGTTTTACAATAAAGCTCAGCTATAGAAACAGCTTCAGTTTTTGACATTTGAATACTCAGGAAGATGATAATACCTCCGAATATCAGGACAGTTAAAAATATACACAAAGAAACTACTCTTTGTATTCTCTTCTTTAAAGTTCTTTTGTTGGTCTTTTTCCCCAAGATATACACCGACCCCTCGAAAGATGATGTTAATTCAATTGACATATTCTCTTATAATTATATAAATTATATCACTTATCGACAGGTTTTTACAGCGAAATATACGATAATATGTCAACTTTGCTTTGTTTTTTAATGAAGTATATGGTAAAATTGTAGTAACAGTTCAAGATATTATGCACTGAATGTATTTGCATATCTACCGTTTGTTGAGATATATTCCGTATAATAATCCGGATTAAGCGATGGGGCACTTTTGGCATTTAATTATGCTGCAGTTTACTAGGGGGGACAATGCTTGAGTAAAACAATTCTTGTTGTTGATGATGAAAAGATGATAACTACTACGTTAGCTACACTCATAAAAATGGTTTTGAAATATTCTGTGAAGACATTTAATGACCCTGTGCAGGCACTGCAATCTGAAGAACTTTCGGAGCAGAATGTAGATCTGATAATTTCTGATTTTATGATGCCTGGAATGAATGGGCTTGAGTTTCTGAAAAATGTGAAGGCGAAAAGCCCGCAGACAGTAACTATACTGCTTACCGGATATGCGGATAAGGAAAATGCCATAAAAAGTATTAATGAGGTAGGGCTTTACTATTATCTGGAGAAACCGTGGGATAACAATAATTTGATAAAAATTGTGCAAAATGGTTTGGAAAAAAAGGAGCTTACAGATAATCTCAGACAGAAGTATGATGAGCTCAAAGATTCAAACAGGGAGATAGAAAGATTATATGAACTTTTACAGAAGGATTATCAGCAGGAAGTAGACAGTGTAAGAAATCTGATAATTACTCTGGCTAATGTTATTGAGGCAAAGGATAAGTATACGGACGGGCATACAAGACGTGTCGGGAGTATCAGCAGATTGATAGGTGAAAAACTTGGGATGACTACTGAAAAACTTCAATATCTTGAAGTTGCTGGTATCATCCATGACATTGGAAAGGTAGGGGTTTCTGAGAATATTCTTAATAAACCCGGGAAGCTTACCGACGAAGAATTTGAAATAATGAAAAGACATACAGTCATAGGAGAGAATATCTGTAAACCGTTAAATTCCCTGCAGGTGTGTCTTGATGCAGTAAGGCATCACCATGAAAAGCTCAATGGGTCAGGATATCCAGACGGGCTGAAGGGGGATGAGTTGTCGCTGGAAGCTAGAATAATCGCAGCAGCGGACATATTTGACGCTTTGTATTCTGACCGTCCTTACAGAAATAAAATGCAGATGGATATGGTCAGGAAGATACTTTGTGAAGATGTGGAAAAGGGATGTCTTGATAAAAATGTTGTGAATGCACTTTTTGAACTGATTGATACCGGTGCTTTAAAGGAAATAATAGAGGATTGAATGCATAATAGTGAAAAAAAGTGAATTACACAGGTTTACATGGAAGAACAGGAAAAAGCCTGTTCTTTTTTTGGACGTAAGAAGACATGACGATATTACAAAATAACTTTTCATACTGTTGAGATATACCTGTACACTTTTTTGGTAATTTTGTTGTATGGAATTTTCAGACCGGTATTGATATAATTTATGGATGGTTAATTCGCATTAAGAGAGGTAAGTCGTTTACCCATAGCAGAAATGGAGGCACAAATGATTGGGTTAGGTACTATAGTAAACGCAGCAGCAATAATTGCCGGGGGTACAGCCGGAATTCTTGTGAAGAATGGTCTTCCAGAGAGGTACAAAACCACAGTGATGCAGGGAATAGGGCTTTCTGTGCTGGTGATCGGAATATCTGGAACATTGCGGGGTATATTTGATATCTCCCAAAATCACATTATTGAAACGCAATACATAATGACAATGATATTCAGCCTTGTCATAGGTGGAATAATAGGAGAACTGCTGAATATAGAACAAAAAATGGAAAAACTTGGAGTATGGTTCCAAAACAGGATAGATAGAGGTAAGACCAGTCAAAGCGGCAGCAGTTTTGCAGAAGGTTTTGTCACAGCAAGTTTGATTTATTGTGTAGGGGCAATGGCTATAGTAGGCTCTCTTGAAGATGGTTTGTCAGGGAATACATCAACGTTGTTTGCAAAATCCATACTTGACGGAGTAAGCGCAATTATTTTTTCAGCTACAATGGGGGCTGGGGTTACATTCTCTGCTTTACCGGTTTTTATTTACCAGGGTAGTATCACTCTGCTGGCCGGATTTATCAAGCCTTGGCTGACTGATTCGGTAATTAATCAAATGTCTCTTGCAGGAAGTGTTTTAATACTTGCCATAGGTATTAATTTGCTTGAAATAAAAAAAATAAAAGTAGGGAATATGCTTCCAGCCATATTTTTACCTTTAATTTATTATGTTATTACCAGACTTATTGGCTTTTAAAAAGCAGGGGATAGATCACTGCTTCCGGCTATCCATAGGGGGTATGTTTGTGAGTAGATTGAAGGAATTTATCTTAATTAATCTTGGCCTGATTCTGGTTGCTTCAGGGATATATCTTTTCAAAATACCAAATAATTTTGCAACCGGTGGTGTTAGCGGGATAGCAATAATATTGGATAGTTACTTTCCTTTTGCTCCCGTCGGATCTTTAATGCTCACTATAAACATTGTTCTTATAGGTATCGGTTTTTGGTTTATGGGTTTTAATTTCGGTTCTAAAACTATCTATTCCAGCTTGGCATTGTCTGCAATGGTATGGCTGATGGAAAAATTTTGTCCTATAAATAAGCCACTGACCGGTGAAATGATGCTGGAATTGGTTTTTGCCATACTTCTTCCGGCTGTCGGTTCTGCAATTGTTTTTAACCAAAATGCATCAACGGGTGGCACTGATATTGTAGCCAGAATTCTAAACAAGTATACGCATATAAATGTGGGAAAAACACTGCTATTATCAGATTTTGCCATAACTGTAACTGCACTTTTTGTTTATGGGATCAAAATCGGGATGTATTCAATTCTGGGATTAATATTAAAAGGCTTTGTTATAGATCTGGTACTGGAAGGCATGAACATCTGTAAGCAGATGGTAATTGTAAGCAGTAAGCCCGATGAGGTAAAGAATTTCATTATAAATAATCTTGGAAGGGGAGCTACGATTTATAAAGCTACAGGTGCTTTTACCAACGAAGAAAAGCAGGTAATAACCACAGTGCTGAACAGAAAACAGGCGATTAAGCTAAGAGTCTTCATAAAGGGGATAGACACCCGTGCTTTCATTACCATTAGCAATACATCCGAGATAATCGGGAAAGGATTTAGAAATATTGGGTTATGAGAGTAAACAAAGGGATTGGGCTCCAAACAGACGATGCATCCCTTTGCTTACTGTAATATTTGCGGTAAACCTATTAATTTGAGATGTTTTTTTTATTAGCTCTTACGTAATATTCTATTCTGCCGTTTATCCACTCATCAAGGTTGACTAAATACCGATAACTGGAACGGCCGGCATTTTCCTTAAGCATTTTATATATTTTTTCTTTACAGCTTTCAAAGGCTTCTTCCTTATCTAACTGGCAGAAAGTGTTTGATTCCTTCAATATATTGACTAATGATTGATTTGTCGCAATTACGTTAGATTCAATTATTTCGTCCAGCTGAACAAAATTCTTTTGAAATTCATTATTCTTCAGGTCAGAATTGATATTTCGTCTAATAACGTCAATCAGTCTAATTGTAAAGAATAGGGTCACCACTATTGAAGATGCAAGGATAAAAAAACTGAACAGTGATATTAGACTATTCATCTTTCAAAAACTCCTTCCTCAAACGATTGATAAGAGATATTACCATACCCTCGGATGCAGGTTTATCTAATGTGCCGCTGTGATCAGAAAAAAGTATGCCGGCTTTTAAGAGTTCGTCATTATCCGGTTTTGCCCAATGAGGCGGCTTGTTATCCGGTGGTATTGGCGTATTGTTATCTTCTTTTGGGGGATATTTTTCGAAAATACTTTTTTGCATTTTTATAATATTTTGCCCATAGCCGATTCCGGGAACTGCCCATCTTCCGTCTAAATCTTCCCAATTTTGTGCTATCCCTCTATCAACATATTTAAATCTTGTATCATACAGTTTTCTGCCTGGAGGTATTGGTTGCCTGGTGCTGTATGCAAATAAATGTTGGATTTGTGCTTCGACGCCGGCTTCCTTTGTGGGAAAACTGATTCCCGGATTGCCTCCCCCTGTTGCTCCGAGACCTGCAAAATTGTTTTGTGAGGGTTTTACTGTACCCGAGAATCTGAACCAGCCGGTTTCATGCAAAGCTTGGATAAATGCAAGATCTGCCTTAACTCCATAGACACTTCCGATTGTATAATACAGATCAACTATAGAAGCGTCCCAAGCTGGGTTTACATCTTTTAAAGCCGCTTTTAACTGCTGGGGTTCAAGAATGGATTTCCCGATAATCCTGGTTTTGATATTCTCAATTGGCGGAATATATTTCTTAACAGCTTCGGCTACAGCAGAAGTAAGCCTGTTCTGCCATGCAGGATCATTCAGCAGCTTGGAATCCTCCTTATTATCCATAAATCCAAACTCTACTATTATAGTTTCTACCTTGGGATAAGTTAATCTGATTACATAATAGTAGTCCTTACCTTTGTTTGATGGGTTTATACCCTCACGGCTAAATGCTCTTCTCACAGGAAAATCTGTTTTCCTGACCGATTCAAGTATCAGCGAGGCAAGCTTCCCTTCTGAGTGGATACTGTGGATTACTTCAAGCCCTCTGGCATTTCCGTCAAATGAATTGTTATGGCATGAAATGCAAACAGATGCACCGGAATTGTTAATCAAATCCGTCAGTTGAGTGGAGCTGTAATATGTGTCATTAATAAGGGATTTATCAACAACTATATTTGATTGTTCCAAGTTTTTGGCCAGAAGATCAGCAAAAATCAGATTGAGCTTTTTTTCCTTAATGCCGAAATAAACTGCGCCATTGTCACTTCCACCGTGTCCCGGATCAAGTATCACTTTCATAGCATTGTCTCCATTAATCTTATATTGTTTCTGTAATTGATTTGTTTCCTAAAACATCAGCTTTTGCTTTTGATTGATTCACATAGTATTCAATTCTGCTATCGAGCCAGGCATCAAAATCCTTGTAAAGTGTACCGAGGACTTTAAGTGTTGTGTCGCCTAGAATGTTCAATACTTTTTCTTTTGCCATTTCAAATGCAACCTTTTGTTCGTAAGCAGTCAGTTTTCCATTTTTTCTCTTAAGCTCATCGACATATACCTGATTTACCGCTGTAACTGCTGTTATTACTGCATTTTCTGCAATATCTGCATACATGGAAAGCTCTTTGCCGTTTGTTCTCTCTCCAATCTCTGCTATCTTGCTTTTTACAAGTGCTATGAGGTATGCGCTTATTACCGGTAGAAGAGGAATAATAATAATGTTTATTATAGACACCAGAAGTTCATTCAATTTTGAAGAATCCGACATGTGTAACACCTCCAAAGTAATCAATAACTACTTACTATAAAATAATTTAGTTTTCTGAAAGCAAATACCTGATTTTTTACGGGGTGAATTATTACTTCACTAAATATTATATGGTTATTTTGACTAATTGGTGTGGTATGGACAAGAAGAAGAATTGGTTTTTTTATGTAAATTTTTATAAACATAAGATAAAAACCAGTAACCTTTTTTTTTATTACAAATATAATATTATTGTAAATGTTATACAGTGCAGATAAAAGAATGGATTGAATAACGAAAGTTTATGTAGATTGATTATAAGGAATTATAGGCAAGGAGGTATTTTTTTATGGGAAAATGTGAAGAACATTTTGTAAAAATCGAAGCAGGACAAATTTTGAATCCTGACCACTTTCCACCACCAAATGAATTAGTATGTATACAGGTTCCTAAAGTATTTGACCAGGTAGCTTTAAGAAGCTGCCAGACTGTTATGGATGTAGCTCTTCCGGGGGCGGTTGCCGGGAGTACAAATGTCCTTTTCAGACAGGCATACAACTTCAATATTACTGATATCACTGTTTATAGTAAAACAGATTCTATGACAAAACCTGGGTTTAAAAAGCTTAAACTTACAGTAACAGTTACCTTCGATATTGACTATGCTTATGTTGATAGTCTGGGAGTACGCCATGAGCCTACTCTTAGAGGTTATACTTCAGTATTCGATATCACAGTTAACGAAATATACTGCCCTGACTGTGTAACTCAGATCGGCTTGGTCCGTTACCCGGGCGGTACAGGTGCTATAGATGAAGATGGCAACCTTGTAAAAGCCGAAGCGCTTATAGAAGTATTCAATACCGCAATTGCTCCTCCGACACCAGGTGTTCCTACTGCTACGTATACTCTCAGTTTTGATATAGGAGCATTTTTCATAATCAAATGTGAATGTGTAGTACAATTGCTGATTCCAGCATATGGTTACTGCCCGATTCCGCCTGAGCAAACCATATCTGAATCTCAGAGGAACTGCAGTATTTTCAGCGATAGATGCTTGACCCCGTTCCCGCCCCAATTTTTCCCCGATCAGAAGTGGAATCCTTTGGATAAGGGAAAAAAGGAAGATTGGGATGATTAATCTTATACATTATAGAAATGCAGGCTTTAGTAGATAAGCAATAAAAATGCTTTTCCAGATAGTCTGGTGGCTATTGACTATTTATCTTTAAGGCATAGAGCCGCCAGACTATAGCTTGCATTTCTATATACTTTCCTTTGGGGTGATTAAAATGGTATTTTATTACACTGCTCTTCAATCAAGAGCTCATGCTTTCTTATTAGAGAGAAGGATGAAAAGTGAAGGTGTTGAGTGTGAATTAGCATTTATGCCAAGACCTATACTCAGAGATTTATGTAATCTGGGTGTCAAGTTTAAGGACAGCGATTTCCAATCAGCTGTGCGGATCATTAGACAGTCAGGTTTACCCGGAATAAAGGTTTATAAGGAAACTATCTACCCAAACAACAGCCAGTATACGGAAATAATTATCTGAAAAACGAGCACATGATCGAGTATCATCATGTGCTCGTTTATTTTTATCTTTATTTATTAAAGTTGTTTTTATACCATTGAACCATTTCTTTCAGACCGTCTTCCAACCTTATTCTGCTTGACCAGTTGAGATGGCTTCTGGATTTACAACTGTTCAACAGCAACTGTCTAGGCTCTTTTAATGTACCAGGTACATGATCCAGGATGCTTTCTGGCTTATTAAGATGCTTAAGTATTTTTCTTGCTATATCAACATTTGAGGCCTCTTCGCCTGTACCAAGGTTATAAGTCTCTCCAGGCCTTCCATAGAATAATACTCTGATAAGGGCAATTGAGTTATCCTGTACATGAATCCATTCCTTAATCCTGTAATCTTCTTCGGATATACGTACAGGAGTATCTTCCAATGCATTTAGTATAAACCTTGGAATAAAATTTTCCGTATGTTGGTGTGGACCATAATTTGTACAGCATCGTGCTATTATGGAAGGTATGTCGTAGGATCTGGAAAATGCGCTGACCATCAGATCTGCAGCTGCTTTTGAAGCAGAAAAGGATGTTTCCGGAATAACAGGGGACTCTTCCAGAATATAGTTTTTATCTGATTTTGAATGATTCTCTCCGATACCATACACTTCATCTGTGGAAATCTGAATAAATCTGCTGCTTTTAAAACTACGCCGATTCCAGATATACCTTAGTCCTTCGAGAAGAGTCATAGTACCCATTATATTTGTTTCTGCAAACATTGTAGGCCGTTCAATAAACCTGTCAGTATCCGAGAGATTTTTTTTCGGCGATTCTGACGCAAAGTTAATTACAAAATCAGGTTTATATTTTTTAAGTACATAGTTAACAAGTTCATAGTTGCATATGTCGCCTTTTATGAAATGATATCTCGGTGAGTCTTCAAGTTCCCTTAAATTTGCTGAATTACCTGTATGTGAAAGCTTGTCAATGTTTACAACTAAAAAATTCTTATTACGGCCTAAAAAGTATTTTATGAAAAAGCTCCCAATAAAACCTGCACCTCCGGCAGCAAGTAAAACCTTCATGCAAAATGCCCCCCTTTACAAAATTTAAAGCATAAATTTTCTGAATGCTTATCTGACGCTTGGAATTTAAACAGCAGCTGACATACTGATAAGCTCTGAAATATGTATTGGTAAGATATGGTCATACTACCCCGGGTTAAGGTTAATAAATTATGTATACTACTATATTATTAAGTGTGCCTGGTTATTGTGTCTGTTTATTATTGCAAATACCCAATTCTTAAGCTAATCACAATTTGCTGCGGTAAACATAATATGTTAGTAGATTAATATGTCTACTAATTCATCGTGTATTTTCAATAGGAGAGGGTGTATTTTTATGCCGAATAGTCAGTATCAACTTAAACAAACACCACTCAGCCAGGAATTTTTAGA
The sequence above is drawn from the Clostridia bacterium genome and encodes:
- a CDS encoding N-acetylmuramoyl-L-alanine amidase, whose product is MKVILDPGHGGSDNGAVYFGIKEKKLNLIFADLLAKNLEQSNIVVDKSLINDTYYSSTQLTDLINNSGASVCISCHNNSFDGNARGLEVIHSIHSEGKLASLILESVRKTDFPVRRAFSREGINPSNKGKDYYYVIRLTYPKVETIIVEFGFMDNKEDSKLLNDPAWQNRLTSAVAEAVKKYIPPIENIKTRIIGKSILEPQQLKAALKDVNPAWDASIVDLYYTIGSVYGVKADLAFIQALHETGWFRFSGTVKPSQNNFAGLGATGGGNPGISFPTKEAGVEAQIQHLFAYSTRQPIPPGRKLYDTRFKYVDRGIAQNWEDLDGRWAVPGIGYGQNIIKMQKSIFEKYPPKEDNNTPIPPDNKPPHWAKPDNDELLKAGILFSDHSGTLDKPASEGMVISLINRLRKEFLKDE
- a CDS encoding DUF3343 domain-containing protein; this translates as MVFYYTALQSRAHAFLLERRMKSEGVECELAFMPRPILRDLCNLGVKFKDSDFQSAVRIIRQSGLPGIKVYKETIYPNNSQYTEIII
- a CDS encoding GDP-mannose 4,6-dehydratase, with the protein product MKVLLAAGGAGFIGSFFIKYFLGRNKNFLVVNIDKLSHTGNSANLRELEDSPRYHFIKGDICNYELVNYVLKKYKPDFVINFASESPKKNLSDTDRFIERPTMFAETNIMGTMTLLEGLRYIWNRRSFKSSRFIQISTDEVYGIGENHSKSDKNYILEESPVIPETSFSASKAAADLMVSAFSRSYDIPSIIARCCTNYGPHQHTENFIPRFILNALEDTPVRISEEDYRIKEWIHVQDNSIALIRVLFYGRPGETYNLGTGEEASNVDIARKILKHLNKPESILDHVPGTLKEPRQLLLNSCKSRSHLNWSSRIRLEDGLKEMVQWYKNNFNK